In the Octopus bimaculoides isolate UCB-OBI-ISO-001 chromosome 18, ASM119413v2, whole genome shotgun sequence genome, one interval contains:
- the LOC106877828 gene encoding neuropeptide CCHamide-1 receptor, producing MGLINKTSLNLSSNFTYDSSEGDFYDDFYPTHREITPKQIVVPILFGFVFVIGIVGNGTLIYTVLRNRKMRVVPNIYIVSLSCGDLLLILISVPFNSLVFILPEWPFGEVMCKINEYLQTVSLGVSVFTLTALSADRYIAIVDPMAKHKSRLIVRAVTTAGCLWVVALLLAIPDLSSSTVIQGSHNVTLYSARVCVLYPTVDVNGHLPMWYPRMMIMLKFFVFFMIPLIIIGIFYVLMARILILSAKQIPGDSNGKASYKKQIETRMKVAKAVLSFVVLFAICWLPRHIYLFWYFYFDEEFIPFWMMFKIVSFCMAFINSCVNPFALYFLSNQFRKYYNRYLFCWCTPKPYDVLNTPGSSVMYNFQSTVNSTTTYMHSQTAC from the coding sequence aTGGGGTTAATCAACAAGACATCTTTgaatctgagttcgaatttcactTATGACTCATCAGAAGGAGATTTTTATGATGATTTCTACCCGACTCATAGAGAAATCACTCCCAAACAAATTGTGGTGCCAATcctgtttggttttgtttttgttattggtaTTGTTGGAAATGGTACTCTTATCTACACAGTGCTTCGGAACCGTAAGATGAGAGTTGTCCCAAATATTTACATCGTCAGCCTTTCGTGTGGGGATCTGCTTCTTATCCTTATTTCTGTTCCATTCAATTCTTTGGTTTTCATCCTACCCGAATGGCCGTTTGGCGAAGTGATGTGTAAGATCAACGAGTATCTACAAACCGTTTCATTAGGAGTATCCGTTTTTACGTTGACTGCTCTTAGCGCTGACCGCTATATAGCCATTGTGGACCCGATGGCGAAACACAAGTCGAGATTGATTGTTAGAGCAGTAACCACAGCCGGGTGCCTATGGGTGGTTGCCCTGCTATTGGCAATACCCGATTTAAGTTCATCTACAGTCATTCAAGGATCACACAATGTGACTCTCTATTCGGCAAGAGTTTGCGTGCTCTATCCAACCGTTGACGTCAACGGCCATCTTCCAATGTGGTACCCACGAATGATGATCATGTTAAAATTTTTCGTCTTCTTTATGATCCCATTGATCATTATAGGAATTTTCTATGTGTTAATGGCTCGCATTCTAATATTAAGCGCCAAACAAATACCAGGAGATTCAAACGGCAAAGCAAGTTATAAAAAACAGATCGAAACTCGAATGAAAGTTGCCAAGGCAGTTCTTTCGTTTGTCGTGTTATTCGCTATCTGCTGGCTTCCCAGACATATTTATCtcttttggtatttttatttcGATGAAGAATTCATTCCATTTTGGATGATGTTCAAAATTGTTAGTTTTTGTATGGCTTTCATAAATTCTTGTGTTAATCCGTTCGCTCTTTATTTCTTAAGCAACCAATTTCGAAAATACTATAATCGATATTTATTTTGCTGGTGTACACCTAAACCTTATGACGTCCTTAACACGCCGGGATCTTCTGTTATGTACAACTTTCAAAGCACTGTGAATTCCACCACAACTTATATGCACAGCCAGACGGCTTGTTGA